The Deferribacterota bacterium nucleotide sequence GGATTTTGATCAATGTAGTTTTGGATTATATTTTTTGCTTCACTTTCTGTCATTGATTGACCTTGATTAAATTGTTTTCCACCCTTACGAACCTGTTGTGAATTATTTGGCTGTTGTTTTACAGAGCGGCCTTGTGACATTTGTGCAAAAGAGCTGCTGTAGGCTGTAAAAAATATTAAGATTGTTACAAGTGTCAATATTCTTTTCATTTTATGCCTCTATTAGTAGTTATTGTAGGGACAATTTGGGTTAGTTGGATCCATTATTCTTTGTCTATCTCTGTCTCCGTTTTGCTGGCCCATTTGTCCTTGAGCCCTTGGTGCATTAAATTGATTAGTAGTAGTGCTATTATAATTTTGGGACATACGTGGGCATGTACCAGTTCCATTAGAACCACTTCCCCTATTACCTCTGCTAGGTTGACCATAAGCAAAAGATTGTGTTGTAAAAAACAACACAAATGCTAAAATTAGTGCTGTTGCAAATATTTTTCTCATTTCACACCTCCATATAATGTGTTGTACTATATAATAGTGCAAATGTTATGCCAAAATAACAACTAGGCTTTATTCCTTAATATTAATGATCTTTGGCCGGATTTTGTATTATTGAGTCTATGTAATAATTACACAATATGTAGAAAAATTACACATGTTCTATATGTTTATATTATATTCTTTGATTTTATTGTATAAGCTTTTTCTAGAGATACCCAATATGTTAGCTGCTTTACTTTTATTACCCTTTGCTTTCCTAAGGGCAGTTTTAATAAGCTCTATTTCTTTGTTATTTATATTTAGATTATCAATTGTAACGTCTTCTGAATTTTTTAACTCTGGAAGCAAGTCAATATCTAATTTTTCACTTCTTGCAATAATAACAGCTCTCTCAATTAGATTTTCTAACTCCCTAACATTGCCTGGAAAATTGTACTTATATAATTTATCCATAAATTCATTTGTGGTATTTAAAATGATTTTTTCATATTTTTTTGCATACTTTTTTATAAAAAAATCAACAAGCAAGGGAATGTCCATCTTTCTATCTCTAAGAGGTGGGATAATTATAGGGAAAACATTTATTCTGTAAAAAAGGTCTTCCCTGAATTTGCCTTCTTCTACTAGTGTTTTTAAATCTTTGTTAGTAGCTGCTATTATTCTCACATCAACCTTTATTTTTTTTGTAGAGCCAATTTTTTCAATAGTTTTTTCCTGGAGTACCCTAAGGAGTTTTACTTGAGATGATAAAGGTAATTCCGCTATTTCGTCTAAAAATAGGGTGCCTCCATTTGCCTCTTCAAATTTTCCAATCCTATCGTTAATTGCTCCTGTAAAGGCACCTTTTACATGTCCAAAGAGTTCTGATTCAATTAAGTTTTCATTTATTGCACCACAGTTTACCGCAATAAAAGGATTATTTGTTCTTTTTGAATTTTTATGTATTGCCTTTGCTACTATCTCTTTGCCAACACCTGATTCCCCTAAGATTAGTATCTTAGCATCAGTGGGGGCAACTAATTTTAGATTTTCTACAACATCCTTCATAGGACTGTCATGATGAAATACGCCCTCAAAAACAAAACTCTCTTTGCTAGCTTCACTGTTAATAGATTTAGTTGGTCTAATTTTCTTTAGTAATTCAAGAAGATAGTTCATATCTACTGGCTTTGTAATGAAATCTACTGCTCCAAGTTTTGTTGCTTTAACTGCCTTTTCTATTGTCCCCACTGCTGTTATAACAATAACTGGTAGATCTATATTTTGTTTTCTAATTATTTCTAGCAGTGCTAGACCATCAAGAATATCCATCTTTAGGTCAAGTAACATAACACTAAACTTGTGTTTTTTTACTAGATTTAGGGCCTCAAGCCCATTAGAAGCTTCTTCAGTTTTATATCCTTCATGTTCAAGGTGCAATTTCAACATCGTTCTGTGACTTGCTTCATCATCTACTATTAGGATTTTTTTCATAATACTGCCCAAATATTAATATTATTGTAAAGGGCTCTAAGGATGCAATATCTATGTTAAAGCCGTGTAATTCCATTAATTTTTTAGATATAGATAAACCTAATCCACTCCCCTTTGATTTTGTTGTATAAAAGGGCTCAAAAAGATTAGAGACCTTCACTGCTATTTTTTCTTTAACATTGTTTGTTATAAAAATTCTTTTATTTTTTTTTAATTCTATCACAATTT carries:
- a CDS encoding sigma-54 dependent transcriptional regulator, with the translated sequence MKKILIVDDEASHRTMLKLHLEHEGYKTEEASNGLEALNLVKKHKFSVMLLDLKMDILDGLALLEIIRKQNIDLPVIVITAVGTIEKAVKATKLGAVDFITKPVDMNYLLELLKKIRPTKSINSEASKESFVFEGVFHHDSPMKDVVENLKLVAPTDAKILILGESGVGKEIVAKAIHKNSKRTNNPFIAVNCGAINENLIESELFGHVKGAFTGAINDRIGKFEEANGGTLFLDEIAELPLSSQVKLLRVLQEKTIEKIGSTKKIKVDVRIIAATNKDLKTLVEEGKFREDLFYRINVFPIIIPPLRDRKMDIPLLVDFFIKKYAKKYEKIILNTTNEFMDKLYKYNFPGNVRELENLIERAVIIARSEKLDIDLLPELKNSEDVTIDNLNINNKEIELIKTALRKAKGNKSKAANILGISRKSLYNKIKEYNINI